The proteins below come from a single Piscinibacter gummiphilus genomic window:
- a CDS encoding RNA polymerase sigma factor FliA yields the protein MYTAKGQLDVNSMLKQYSPLVRRLAHQMIAKLPANVELDDLIQVGMIGLTDALSRFDAAQGVQFETFATQRIRGAMLDELRGNDYLSRGVRKQQRSIESAVHKLEQKLGRAPAESEIAREMGVTLTEYQELLGKVRGTQLVYLEDMSGDDGDNDYLDRHVADESFNPLAQLQDQRMREALVEGIKNLPEREQYVMSMYYEHDMNLKEIAAVLKVTESRVCQLHSQSIARLRVKLREW from the coding sequence ATGTACACCGCCAAAGGCCAACTCGACGTCAACTCGATGCTCAAGCAGTACAGCCCGCTGGTGCGCCGCCTGGCCCACCAGATGATTGCCAAGCTGCCGGCCAACGTCGAGCTCGACGACCTGATCCAGGTCGGCATGATCGGGCTCACCGACGCACTCAGCCGCTTCGACGCGGCGCAGGGCGTGCAGTTCGAAACCTTCGCCACGCAGCGCATCCGCGGCGCCATGCTCGACGAGCTGCGCGGCAACGACTACCTCTCTCGCGGCGTGCGCAAGCAGCAGCGCAGCATCGAAAGCGCCGTGCACAAGCTCGAGCAGAAGCTCGGCCGTGCGCCGGCCGAGAGCGAGATCGCCCGCGAGATGGGTGTCACGCTCACCGAATACCAGGAGCTGCTCGGCAAGGTGCGCGGCACCCAGCTCGTGTACCTGGAAGACATGTCGGGCGACGACGGCGACAACGACTACCTCGACCGCCACGTGGCCGACGAGAGCTTCAACCCGCTCGCCCAGTTGCAAGACCAGCGCATGCGCGAAGCCCTGGTCGAAGGCATCAAGAACCTGCCCGAGCGCGAGCAGTACGTGATGAGCATGTACTACGAGCACGACATGAACCTGAAGGAAATCGCGGCGGTGCTCAAGGTCACCGAGTCGCGTGTGTGCCAACTGCACAGCCAGTCGATCGCACGGCTGCGCGTGAAACTGCGCGAGTGGTGA
- a CDS encoding methyl-accepting chemotaxis protein, translated as MFQVFRSARADKPMAAPTAEPAVDTTGVDLRAAVHSISKQASSMGREAAEVRGQLDDTTKGAERQAKAVAALAEQVRSVTQAQEQIGGVAAGSRDAMARARQAVEGVGEEVVGIVDTLRQVANAAGEITQIALQTRLVAFNASVEAKRAGDAGRGFGVVADAVRELAGKVESSSKAIMSTVGELDSRIDALAREIRSQASAKAGSADEGAFQRALADLETGVGSITTAAQHSREVCTGLNAQMAEIEGEMRKSVTALQSTLVRSESFLKVSEHMIEVVAECGIETEDTPFIALAKEAAGQVSKLLEDAVRTGTIGEADLFDEHYQAIPNTNPQQHTTRFIALADRLFPQVQERVLQADKKIVFCISVDRNGYVATHNKVYCNPQRGDLVWDTANSRYRRIFNDRTGLASARNQRPFLLQTYRRDMGGGKFVLLKECAAPITVNGKHWGGLRLAFNF; from the coding sequence ATGTTCCAGGTCTTCAGGTCGGCGCGCGCCGACAAGCCAATGGCGGCACCCACCGCCGAGCCCGCCGTCGACACCACGGGTGTCGACCTGCGGGCTGCGGTGCATTCGATCAGCAAGCAGGCGTCGAGCATGGGCCGCGAGGCGGCCGAAGTGCGCGGCCAGCTCGACGACACCACCAAGGGCGCCGAGCGCCAGGCCAAGGCCGTGGCGGCGCTGGCCGAGCAGGTGAGAAGCGTCACCCAGGCCCAGGAACAGATCGGCGGCGTGGCCGCCGGCAGCCGAGATGCGATGGCGCGTGCGCGCCAGGCCGTCGAAGGCGTGGGCGAAGAAGTGGTCGGCATCGTCGACACGCTGCGCCAGGTGGCCAATGCCGCCGGCGAGATCACCCAGATCGCCTTGCAGACGCGGCTGGTGGCGTTCAACGCCTCGGTCGAGGCCAAGCGGGCCGGCGATGCGGGCCGTGGCTTCGGCGTGGTGGCCGACGCGGTGCGCGAGCTGGCGGGCAAGGTGGAGAGTTCGTCGAAGGCGATCATGAGCACGGTGGGCGAGCTCGACTCGCGCATCGACGCGCTGGCACGCGAGATCCGTTCGCAGGCGTCCGCCAAGGCGGGCTCGGCAGACGAGGGTGCTTTCCAGCGCGCCCTGGCCGACCTGGAGACGGGTGTGGGCAGCATCACCACCGCCGCCCAGCACAGCCGCGAGGTCTGCACCGGACTCAATGCGCAGATGGCCGAGATCGAGGGCGAGATGCGCAAGAGCGTCACCGCCCTGCAGTCGACGCTCGTGCGCAGCGAGTCCTTCCTCAAGGTCTCGGAGCACATGATCGAGGTCGTGGCCGAGTGCGGCATCGAGACCGAAGACACGCCCTTCATCGCACTCGCGAAAGAAGCCGCCGGCCAGGTCTCGAAGCTGCTCGAAGACGCGGTGCGCACCGGCACCATCGGCGAGGCCGACCTCTTCGACGAGCACTACCAAGCGATCCCCAACACCAACCCGCAGCAGCACACCACGCGCTTCATCGCGCTGGCCGACCGGCTCTTCCCGCAGGTGCAGGAGCGCGTGCTGCAGGCCGACAAGAAGATCGTCTTCTGCATCTCGGTCGACCGCAACGGCTACGTGGCCACGCACAACAAGGTCTACTGCAACCCGCAGCGCGGCGACCTGGTGTGGGACACCGCCAACAGCCGCTACCGCCGCATCTTCAACGACCGCACCGGCCTCGCGTCGGCGCGCAATCAGCGCCCGTTCCTCCTGCAGACCTACCGGCGCGACATGGGCGGCGGCAAGTTCGTGCTGCTGAAGGAATGCGCGGCGCCGATCACGGTGAACGGCAAGCACTGGGGCGGCTTGCGCCTCGCCTTCAACTTCTAG
- a CDS encoding class I SAM-dependent methyltransferase, producing MWPLPALLVWALCWGLFLGLRALDARDWAALLLATAAGAVLSLLSVRRWRRVFIALGFPLSVLASGIAGSIPAWGWLLPLLALFALYPLHTWRDAPMFPTPSGALQGLSRTVWLDGETPRVVDAGCGMGDALRELHTQFPQARLEGLEWSWALRLACALRCKWLRVPARVKRADIWKADWTPYAMVYLFQRPESMPRAVRKAARELRCGAWMASLEFEASDLQPTAVHECADGRKLWLYQAPFKERVA from the coding sequence ATGTGGCCGCTGCCTGCACTGCTCGTCTGGGCGCTGTGCTGGGGCCTCTTCCTCGGCCTGCGCGCGCTCGATGCGCGTGACTGGGCCGCGCTTCTCCTCGCGACCGCCGCAGGCGCCGTCTTGAGCCTGCTGAGCGTGCGCCGCTGGCGGCGTGTCTTCATCGCGCTCGGCTTCCCGCTCTCGGTGCTGGCCTCGGGCATTGCAGGCAGCATTCCCGCCTGGGGCTGGCTGCTGCCGCTGCTGGCACTCTTCGCGCTGTACCCCCTGCACACCTGGCGCGATGCGCCGATGTTCCCCACGCCCAGCGGCGCGCTGCAGGGCCTCTCGCGCACCGTGTGGCTCGATGGCGAAACACCGCGTGTCGTGGATGCCGGCTGCGGCATGGGCGATGCGCTGCGCGAGCTGCACACGCAGTTCCCGCAAGCCCGGCTCGAAGGCCTGGAGTGGAGCTGGGCGCTGCGCCTGGCCTGCGCCCTGCGCTGCAAGTGGCTGCGCGTGCCGGCGCGCGTGAAGCGCGCCGACATCTGGAAGGCCGACTGGACACCCTACGCGATGGTCTACCTCTTCCAGCGCCCCGAGAGCATGCCGCGCGCGGTGCGCAAGGCGGCGCGCGAGCTGCGCTGCGGGGCCTGGATGGCAAGCCTCGAGTTCGAGGCGTCCGACCTGCAGCCGACCGCGGTGCACGAGTGCGCCGATGGGCGCAAGCTGTGGCTCTACCAGGCGCCGTTCAAGGAACGCGTGGCCTGA
- a CDS encoding YdeI/OmpD-associated family protein → MSATRTAPSSASSATLFKTAKAFELWLKKNHASSDGLWLKIAKRGASQPSVSYAEAVEIALCWGWIDGQKKGFDDQHFLQRFTPRRARSVWSKINVDKVAALIEAGRMQAPGLAQVEAAKADGRWARAYDGARTSEVPADLLSALKAAPKAKAFFATIDAANRYAVLWRIQTALKPETRAKRIAQLVEMLERGETIHARASSHAPRAAPAPPGASG, encoded by the coding sequence ATGAGCGCCACCAGAACCGCCCCTTCGTCCGCTTCATCCGCCACCTTGTTCAAGACTGCCAAAGCCTTCGAGCTTTGGCTCAAGAAGAACCACGCGTCCTCCGACGGCCTCTGGCTCAAGATCGCCAAACGCGGTGCCAGCCAACCCAGCGTGAGCTACGCCGAAGCGGTGGAGATCGCGCTGTGCTGGGGCTGGATCGACGGCCAGAAGAAGGGCTTCGACGACCAGCACTTCCTGCAGCGCTTCACCCCACGGCGCGCGCGTAGCGTCTGGTCGAAGATCAACGTCGACAAGGTCGCGGCGCTCATCGAGGCGGGCCGCATGCAGGCACCTGGCTTGGCCCAGGTCGAGGCCGCCAAGGCCGATGGACGCTGGGCAAGAGCCTATGACGGGGCGCGCACGTCCGAGGTGCCCGCGGACCTCTTGTCAGCGCTGAAAGCTGCGCCGAAGGCCAAGGCGTTCTTCGCCACGATCGACGCCGCCAATCGCTACGCGGTGCTGTGGCGCATCCAGACGGCGCTGAAGCCCGAGACGCGTGCCAAGCGCATTGCCCAGCTGGTGGAGATGCTGGAGCGCGGAGAGACTATCCACGCCCGTGCTTCCTCGCACGCTCCTCGAGCCGCGCCTGCTCCACCCGGAGCAAGCGGCTGA
- a CDS encoding MerR family transcriptional regulator — protein MEIKELEAQTGLGRDAIRYYERRGLLGFVPRGPNNYRDYPSSLVRELKLLSAMQALGFSLDEISSVLEGMRSQGIDCRGGAKLLAAKREDVERQIRELRQVSRLLRVEQARLEERARKHGRG, from the coding sequence TTGGAAATCAAGGAACTCGAAGCCCAGACCGGCCTCGGCCGCGACGCGATCCGCTACTACGAGCGCCGGGGGCTGCTGGGCTTCGTGCCACGCGGCCCCAACAACTACCGCGACTACCCGTCGTCGCTGGTGCGGGAACTCAAGCTGCTGAGCGCCATGCAGGCGCTGGGCTTCTCGCTCGACGAGATCAGCAGCGTGCTCGAAGGCATGCGGTCGCAGGGCATCGATTGCCGGGGCGGCGCGAAGCTGCTCGCCGCCAAGCGCGAAGACGTGGAAAGGCAGATCCGCGAGCTGCGCCAGGTCAGCCGCTTGCTCCGGGTGGAGCAGGCGCGGCTCGAGGAGCGTGCGAGGAAGCACGGGCGTGGATAG
- a CDS encoding SRPBCC family protein, whose translation MYLLAQAAVVVECPQRVAFDYAANLVNFPAWFPGVLRMTTTDGLPFDTVGKQYREEFAQPMRGRGVVAIRVVEVEPGTRIVTEGTLASVLPRMEIVCRQTAPGACEVVWRMFSRRTTGWSRFIVLPLARRLMTRRARQGLQVLKQHLEDAR comes from the coding sequence ATGTACCTTCTCGCCCAAGCCGCTGTCGTCGTCGAGTGCCCGCAACGTGTCGCATTCGACTACGCCGCGAATCTTGTGAACTTCCCGGCGTGGTTTCCGGGCGTGCTGCGTATGACCACCACCGACGGGTTGCCGTTTGACACCGTCGGCAAGCAGTACCGCGAAGAGTTCGCGCAACCGATGCGCGGGCGCGGCGTCGTCGCCATACGGGTGGTGGAGGTTGAGCCGGGCACGAGGATCGTGACGGAGGGCACGCTCGCGAGCGTGCTGCCGCGCATGGAGATCGTGTGTCGGCAGACGGCGCCTGGGGCGTGCGAGGTGGTCTGGCGGATGTTCAGCCGGCGCACCACCGGCTGGTCGCGCTTCATCGTGCTGCCGCTGGCGCGGCGCCTGATGACGCGGCGCGCACGCCAGGGTTTGCAGGTGCTCAAGCAACACCTGGAAGATGCCCGCTAA
- a CDS encoding sensor domain-containing diguanylate cyclase, with the protein MLPSEPDSAVYRTLLESTRAIPWKIDWATMTFAYIGPQIEPLLGWAPSSWVSVDDWASRMHPDDRDRVVNFCVSQSQAGVDHEADYRALTATGDYVWIRDVVHVVRKETGEVDSLIGFMFDITERKKTEEKLLSLQRELEALSFLDSLTGVANRRKFDAVLAIEWEEARRNTQPLSLIMFDVDFFKRYNDHHGHMEGDECLRRIAQALSTAANRPRDFLARYGGEEFVLVLPASDEAAAAAVAERCRQAIFKAQIPHGNSPLGQLVTVSMGVGTVIPAAGQESPPFVDLVDRRLYRAKQGGRNRIVSTA; encoded by the coding sequence ATGCTTCCCAGCGAACCCGATAGCGCCGTCTACCGGACCTTGCTCGAATCCACCCGCGCCATTCCGTGGAAGATCGATTGGGCGACCATGACCTTCGCCTACATCGGCCCGCAGATCGAGCCGCTGCTCGGCTGGGCACCGTCGAGCTGGGTGAGCGTGGACGATTGGGCCTCGCGCATGCACCCCGACGACCGCGACCGTGTCGTCAACTTCTGCGTCTCGCAGTCGCAGGCCGGCGTGGACCACGAGGCCGACTACCGCGCGCTCACCGCCACCGGCGACTACGTGTGGATCCGCGACGTGGTGCACGTGGTGCGCAAGGAGACGGGCGAGGTCGACTCGCTCATCGGCTTCATGTTCGACATCACCGAGCGCAAGAAGACCGAGGAGAAGCTCCTGAGCCTGCAGCGCGAGCTGGAGGCACTCTCGTTCCTCGACAGCCTCACCGGTGTGGCCAACCGCCGCAAGTTCGACGCGGTGCTCGCCATCGAATGGGAAGAAGCCCGCCGCAACACGCAGCCGCTCTCGCTGATCATGTTCGACGTCGACTTCTTCAAGCGCTACAACGACCACCACGGCCACATGGAGGGCGACGAGTGCCTGCGGCGCATCGCGCAGGCGCTGTCCACGGCCGCCAACCGGCCGCGCGATTTTCTGGCGCGCTACGGCGGCGAAGAGTTCGTGCTGGTGCTGCCCGCGAGCGACGAAGCCGCGGCCGCAGCCGTGGCCGAGCGTTGCCGGCAGGCGATCTTCAAGGCGCAGATCCCGCACGGCAACTCGCCGCTCGGCCAGCTGGTGACGGTGAGCATGGGCGTGGGCACGGTGATCCCCGCGGCCGGGCAGGAGTCGCCGCCCTTCGTCGACCTGGTGGACCGGCGGCTCTACCGCGCCAAGCAGGGCGGGCGCAACCGGATCGTCTCGACGGCCTGA
- a CDS encoding tripartite tricarboxylate transporter substrate binding protein, with protein sequence MKRRLVLAAGAAALSSPAWVGAQSAWPARGPVRLIAQFPPGGLVDTVARLMAPHLSQALGQSVVVENRPGAGGLIGTDYVAKQPADGYTLLVSHASVHIYAAATRNVMPFDPVADFSHLAMLVEAPMVLLVRGASPVQSLGQYVTMAKTKPVRYGTSGVGSANHLFGELLKIDGQAPEHDHVPYQGSAPAMQDLLSGQIDGLFDPITTNVAQLKAGSLRALAVSTPARLPALPSIPTFAELGYPSMTGSQWLGLSAPKNLPAPIAQRLKALMPEILAKPDVMARLEELQTLPRKTPVLGDDFTTLIRSQIDTWTRVARRAKVEVIA encoded by the coding sequence ATGAAGCGTCGTCTCGTTCTCGCCGCCGGTGCCGCGGCCCTGTCGTCACCGGCCTGGGTGGGTGCCCAGAGCGCATGGCCCGCGCGCGGGCCGGTGCGGCTCATCGCGCAGTTCCCGCCGGGCGGGCTGGTCGACACGGTGGCCCGGCTGATGGCGCCGCACCTGTCTCAGGCCCTCGGGCAATCGGTGGTCGTCGAGAACCGGCCCGGTGCCGGCGGCCTCATCGGCACCGACTACGTGGCCAAGCAGCCAGCCGATGGCTACACCCTGCTCGTGAGCCACGCCTCGGTGCACATCTACGCCGCCGCCACACGCAACGTGATGCCCTTCGACCCGGTGGCCGATTTCTCCCACCTCGCCATGCTGGTGGAGGCGCCGATGGTGCTACTGGTGCGTGGCGCTTCGCCCGTGCAAAGCCTCGGGCAATACGTGACGATGGCCAAGACCAAGCCTGTGCGCTACGGCACCTCGGGCGTGGGCTCGGCCAACCACCTCTTCGGCGAGTTGCTCAAGATCGACGGGCAGGCGCCCGAGCACGACCACGTGCCCTACCAGGGCAGCGCCCCCGCGATGCAAGACCTGTTGAGCGGCCAGATCGACGGCCTCTTCGACCCCATCACCACCAACGTGGCGCAGCTCAAAGCCGGCTCGCTTCGCGCGCTGGCTGTCTCGACCCCCGCGCGCCTGCCGGCACTGCCGAGCATCCCCACGTTTGCCGAACTGGGCTACCCCTCGATGACCGGCTCGCAGTGGCTGGGACTCTCGGCGCCGAAGAACCTGCCCGCGCCGATCGCGCAGCGCCTCAAGGCGCTCATGCCCGAGATCCTGGCCAAGCCCGACGTGATGGCCCGCCTGGAAGAGCTGCAAACGCTGCCGCGCAAGACGCCGGTGCTCGGCGATGACTTCACCACGCTCATCCGCTCGCAGATCGACACCTGGACCCGCGTGGCCCGGCGCGCCAAGGTCGAGGTGATCGCCTGA
- a CDS encoding nucleoside deaminase, giving the protein MYTEAFMQRALALSAQALDQPGTEPFGAVIVKDGQVVGEGFNHARAKWDPTAHGEVEAIRDACQRLGTLQLDGCELYTSCEPCALCVCAMGIVGISALYYGASLEQSHAAIGALPASARPPIDTDALRREAGATIEARRMPATQALDAEAIDILKQWAARRS; this is encoded by the coding sequence ATGTACACCGAAGCCTTCATGCAACGCGCGCTGGCGCTCTCGGCCCAGGCGCTCGACCAGCCCGGCACCGAGCCCTTCGGCGCGGTGATCGTGAAAGACGGCCAGGTCGTCGGCGAAGGCTTCAACCACGCCCGCGCCAAGTGGGACCCGACCGCTCACGGCGAGGTCGAAGCCATCCGCGACGCCTGCCAGCGCCTGGGCACCCTGCAGCTCGACGGCTGCGAGCTCTACACCTCGTGCGAGCCCTGCGCACTGTGCGTGTGCGCCATGGGCATCGTTGGCATCTCGGCTCTTTACTACGGTGCATCGCTCGAACAGTCGCACGCCGCCATCGGCGCGCTGCCCGCGAGTGCCCGCCCGCCCATCGACACCGACGCATTGCGCCGCGAGGCTGGCGCCACGATCGAGGCGCGGCGCATGCCCGCCACGCAGGCGCTCGACGCCGAGGCCATCGACATCCTCAAGCAGTGGGCCGCGCGCCGCAGCTGA
- a CDS encoding ABC transporter ATP-binding protein, whose amino-acid sequence MSFAFVSLQGVEKKFPGHHAVRGIDLDIAAGEFIAIMGPSGCGKSTTLRMIAGLDEPSAGEIFIGGKSMRGIPAFQRDTPMVWQSLALFPFLTVAENVAFPLRMKKMGADVRKKRALEWLDRLGLAGMADRHVSQLSGGQRQRVAIARALVTEPSILLLDEPLSALDAHLRVRMQTELARLHRELRITFVYVTHAQSEAFALADRIVVMADGLIQQAGKPQDVYRAPANAFVANFIGTNNLVTGQAKAHDGEFITVEGPLGRFPVKAPQGWPLGTPASFVIAADRVALQPGEAPGAAGIAGTVLGLEFVGSTQTVFIELGDGQEFRVQKQQHEIESLNLAPGQRVNLSWDPQQTWLLPQAT is encoded by the coding sequence ATGAGCTTTGCCTTCGTTTCGCTCCAGGGCGTGGAGAAGAAGTTTCCCGGCCACCACGCGGTGCGCGGCATCGACCTCGACATCGCGGCCGGCGAGTTCATCGCCATCATGGGCCCGTCGGGTTGCGGCAAGTCGACCACGCTGCGCATGATCGCCGGCCTCGACGAGCCGAGCGCCGGCGAGATCTTCATCGGCGGCAAGAGCATGCGCGGCATCCCCGCCTTCCAGCGCGACACGCCGATGGTGTGGCAGAGCCTCGCGCTCTTTCCCTTCCTCACCGTGGCCGAGAACGTAGCCTTCCCGCTGCGCATGAAGAAGATGGGGGCCGACGTGCGCAAGAAGCGCGCCCTCGAATGGCTCGACCGCCTGGGCCTCGCGGGCATGGCCGACCGACACGTGTCGCAGCTCTCGGGCGGCCAGCGCCAGCGTGTGGCCATCGCCCGTGCGCTCGTCACCGAGCCCTCCATCCTGCTGCTCGACGAGCCACTCAGCGCGCTCGACGCCCACCTGCGCGTGCGCATGCAGACCGAGCTGGCGCGGCTGCACCGCGAGCTGCGCATCACCTTCGTCTACGTGACGCATGCACAGTCCGAAGCCTTCGCGCTGGCCGACCGCATCGTGGTGATGGCCGACGGGCTCATCCAGCAGGCCGGCAAGCCGCAGGACGTGTACCGCGCGCCCGCCAATGCCTTCGTCGCCAACTTCATCGGCACCAACAACCTGGTGACGGGGCAGGCGAAGGCCCACGACGGCGAGTTCATCACCGTGGAGGGGCCACTCGGCCGATTCCCGGTCAAAGCGCCGCAAGGCTGGCCACTCGGCACGCCCGCGAGCTTCGTGATCGCGGCCGACCGTGTGGCCTTGCAGCCGGGCGAAGCACCGGGCGCGGCGGGCATCGCCGGCACCGTGCTCGGTCTGGAGTTCGTGGGCTCCACGCAGACCGTCTTCATCGAGCTGGGCGATGGCCAGGAGTTTCGCGTGCAGAAGCAGCAGCACGAGATCGAGTCGCTCAACCTCGCCCCCGGCCAGCGGGTCAACCTCAGCTGGGACCCTCAACAGACCTGGCTGCTGCCCCAGGCCACCTGA
- a CDS encoding ABC transporter permease: MNLTRLSRTLQYAFVAALFAFIAAPMLVIVIFSFDANRFPAIPWGGFSLEWHRAIFEDEMVRDAFLNSLWVGLGTAVLSTVLGFAAAYVDHRYRFRGKTGFALLVALPPAVPATILGMAMLAFLSRIGLFGRIETITACHVALATSFSMAIIGLRLGEMGKDLEQAAWNLGASPATALLRIVVPFCRPALIASFFLSAAVSFDEFLIAWFVGGVHETLPVRILNLLQGQVNPKINAIGTVVLVISITLVLVAQRFVGVKVAKENAA; encoded by the coding sequence ATGAACCTGACCCGACTCTCGCGCACGCTGCAGTACGCCTTCGTCGCCGCACTCTTCGCCTTCATCGCGGCGCCGATGCTCGTCATCGTCATCTTCTCGTTCGACGCCAACCGCTTCCCGGCCATCCCGTGGGGCGGCTTCAGCCTCGAATGGCACCGCGCCATCTTCGAAGACGAGATGGTGCGCGACGCCTTCCTCAACAGCCTGTGGGTGGGCCTCGGCACGGCGGTGCTGTCGACCGTGCTCGGCTTCGCGGCGGCCTACGTCGACCACCGCTACCGCTTCCGCGGCAAGACCGGCTTCGCGCTGCTCGTCGCCCTGCCCCCGGCGGTGCCGGCCACCATCCTCGGCATGGCGATGCTCGCGTTTCTCTCGCGTATCGGCCTCTTCGGCCGCATCGAGACCATCACCGCCTGCCATGTGGCGCTGGCCACCTCGTTCTCGATGGCCATCATCGGGCTGCGGCTCGGCGAGATGGGCAAGGATCTCGAGCAGGCGGCGTGGAACCTGGGCGCCTCGCCCGCCACCGCCTTGCTGCGCATCGTGGTGCCCTTCTGCCGGCCGGCGCTCATCGCCTCGTTCTTCCTGTCGGCGGCGGTGTCGTTCGACGAGTTCCTCATCGCCTGGTTCGTCGGCGGCGTGCATGAGACGCTGCCGGTGCGCATCTTGAACCTGCTGCAAGGCCAGGTGAACCCGAAGATCAACGCGATCGGCACCGTGGTGCTGGTCATCAGCATCACGCTGGTGCTGGTGGCTCAGCGCTTCGTGGGCGTCAAGGTCGCCAAGGAAAACGCTGCATGA
- a CDS encoding ABC transporter permease: protein MNDIVLQNVPTAAAEPASHRARTAGSQRVLPAVLGLPIFLWQAVFFAAPLVFLIVITFWQVKSFRLEPAFVLDNWERVLLSSPFQRALVHTLTLSCVTTLLALVIAFPAAYTIAFRLPARLRDLAVAALIVPIFSSYMLRIYAWQIVLSPEGLINNLLGRVGIEALPMLGGAFSLQIGLLTLTLPIAVLILVFALSGIDRTLIEAAENLGCRRSRVIAHVMLPAIRPALLLAATTTFLLAFGDYISPLFMTGSKPPTLSILVVDTVKSGSQWPRASVVGVAMLGVLAAVFGLGRWLGSRGTGKGH, encoded by the coding sequence GTGAACGACATCGTCTTGCAGAACGTGCCCACGGCAGCGGCCGAGCCGGCATCGCACCGCGCCCGCACCGCCGGATCACAGCGTGTGCTGCCCGCGGTGCTCGGCCTGCCGATCTTCCTGTGGCAGGCGGTCTTCTTCGCGGCGCCGCTCGTCTTCCTCATCGTCATCACCTTCTGGCAGGTGAAGTCGTTCCGGCTGGAACCGGCTTTCGTGCTCGACAACTGGGAGCGTGTGCTGCTGTCGAGCCCGTTCCAGCGGGCCCTGGTGCACACGCTGACGCTCTCGTGCGTGACCACGCTGCTCGCGCTCGTGATCGCCTTTCCGGCCGCCTACACCATCGCCTTCCGCCTGCCAGCCCGGCTGCGCGACTTGGCAGTGGCCGCGCTCATCGTGCCCATCTTCTCGAGCTACATGCTGCGCATCTACGCCTGGCAGATCGTGCTCAGCCCCGAGGGGCTCATCAACAACCTGCTGGGCCGGGTGGGCATCGAGGCGCTGCCGATGCTGGGCGGCGCCTTCTCGCTGCAGATCGGCCTGCTCACGCTCACGCTGCCGATCGCGGTGCTGATCCTCGTCTTCGCCTTGTCGGGCATCGACCGCACGCTGATCGAGGCCGCCGAGAACCTCGGTTGCCGCCGCAGCCGCGTGATCGCGCACGTGATGCTGCCCGCCATCCGCCCCGCCCTGCTGCTGGCCGCCACCACGACCTTCCTGCTGGCCTTCGGCGACTACATCAGCCCGCTCTTCATGACGGGCAGCAAGCCGCCCACGCTGTCGATCCTGGTGGTCGACACGGTGAAGTCGGGCTCGCAGTGGCCACGTGCGTCGGTGGTGGGCGTGGCGATGCTGGGGGTGCTGGCCGCAGTGTTCGGGCTGGGCCGCTGGCTGGGATCACGGGGAACAGGAAAAGGCCATTGA